In Solea senegalensis isolate Sse05_10M linkage group LG18, IFAPA_SoseM_1, whole genome shotgun sequence, a single window of DNA contains:
- the rpp30 gene encoding ribonuclease P protein subunit p30, whose product MSVFMDLNLTFTEDKSVLQRMIETAAQLGFSTVAINYMFEPKAKKKPQIPAPTPITELMDQLPVVQGRSRPIRVLNRLTLVMSDSFHFRSTAPEYRCFDLLAVQPTTEKLFHAACMVYDIDIICVSVTERLPFFFKRAPVNGAIDRGVVFEVSYSAAIRDSTMRRYTIANAISLIECCKGKSVMVSSAAEKALELRGPYDVTNLSLLFGLSDKDCKEAVSSTCRSVLLHGETRKTASGIIYTVKSCSEASDQQEAPPQSETCEAPPSKKQKSSVTE is encoded by the exons tcGGTTTCTCCACCGTCGCCATTAACTACATGTTTGAACCAAAGGCTAAAAAGAAACCG caaatCCCCGCCCCCACCCCGATCACCGAGCTGATGGATCAGCTACCAGTCGTTCAG GGTCGCTCTCGTCCAATCAGAGTGCTGAACAGACTGACGTTGGTGATGTCAGACTCCTTCCACTTT aggTCGACTGCTCCTGAGTACAGATGCTTTGATCTTTTGGCCGTGCAGCCGACCACAGAGAAACTCTTCCAT GCGGCGTGTATGGTTTACGACATCGACATCATCTGCGTCTCCGTCACAGAGAGACTTCCCTTCTTCTTTAAGAGAGCGCCAGTGAACGGG gccATTGACAGAGGTGTTGTGTTCGAGGTCTCGTACTCTGCAGCCATCAGAGACTCCACCATGAGACGCTACACCATCGCCAACGCCATCAGTCTGATCGAGTGCTGTAAAGGGAAG AGTGTCATGGTGTCCAGTGCAGCTGAGAAG GCGCTGGAGCTCAGAGGACCCTATGATGTCACCAACCT GTCGTTGTTGTTTGGATTATCAGACAAAGATTGTAAAGAAGCCGTTTCCTCCACCTGTCGATCTGTTCTACTGCACGGAG AAACCAGGAAGACAGCCAGTGGCATCATCTACACAGTGAAGAGCTGCAGTGAGGCCAGTGACCAGCAGGAGGCGCCACCACAGTCTGAGACCT GTGAAGCTCCTCCTTCCAAGAAACAAAAATCTTCTGTGActgagtga